A window of Magnolia sinica isolate HGM2019 chromosome 13, MsV1, whole genome shotgun sequence genomic DNA:
CTACACCACATCACTATTGAGGCAAGTGCATGTACCTtatctttttaacttttgttatataatgtatttctctttcaacacTATACTCGAACTGATATTATAGTGAAGATGTGATGAAGTTTTTAGTTTTGGTACACTTGTTATTATGcttatgtaaaaaaaataaaatcactctAAAAATTCTCTTTGCGGGATCCTAGGATTGAAAATTAGCACATGGGAGTTAGGAATCGAAAATAAAATTCTATGGAGGCTATTACCACTAAATTCGAAGCTCGAGATTTCTGTTATGCTGTTCACTAAATTTGGGCATAACATCCATGGTAATCATTATACAAGTTTCCCACGTGCACAGTGGGGACTACACGAACTTCCACCCACAATGTTTTCGTGGAGGCATTTTAAAGAACGGGCATCTAACTTGCGCTCGTCTAGTACGGGTCGCTTGATGCGTCACGTGAATGCATTGTATGATTGCTCAGCATAGTTCATCTCTCAGGTGCGATTGTGCACATACCATTGCCACAGTATTTTCTAGATTAATGGTGATCGTGCACCTGCAATTTGCGTCCCTTAAtcttggcacacatagcttctctgtacaagatccggaccgttcaaaTGTTGGAATCAACGATCCTAGGACTTTGTTCCATAGGCAGTTGTTTTATGATGTACGGAGATGGGGGGTAATTGTGGAGGAGAACATGATTGGGTGCTTATCAGGGATTCGGATTTGGCAGGGAACCCTCCGGTACTCAGGTGGCACTGgtcggaagcggattagctggtgtaccacacgccaccgatctggctggtgtgggtacttgTCGTGCAGAGACGAGGCTGCCGTTCCTCAAGCATCCGAGTTGTgcggacggttcaaaggagatcagagtTGCGTGCCccccaaaataatgtatttattatatctacactgttcatctattttttgatatcattttagatcatgaccttaaaaatgattcatatctaaagcttaagtggaccacatcatgaatAAGAACGGACCATGATTCTTATGTTAAAACATTCGTGAGGcccacataatatttattttacatccagtctgttcataaggtcacacagccgctttggatgaagaagaaaaacaaatatcatattaatccaaaacttccgtggataAACATTCAAATCCCACTACTTTTTGTGTTAgggtccacttaatttttggaaGTCCTATTTTTTGACTTAAGGGGCGCCTTATGACGAACTCTCCAAGtggaaggacggttgggatataacacctGCCGTATGATAAGAGCCACATAACttagttacatgggcccaccagCCGGATTGTTGatgcgtggtacaccagctaatccgcttctgtACTGGTCGGTGCCGGAAAAGTCCCTCAGGGCCTGTTGTGTGTGGTTTTTTCTATGCCGCCCATTCATTTCCTGActtattttagggcctgagctaaaaaatcaggtagatgcaaatctcaagtaaaccacttcatgggaaacagtggtaattgaaagcccaccattaaaaacttccttagccccaaaagttttggatcaagttatatgtgtttccccttcatccaagaCCGTGTAACCTATCAACAGGATGGATGACAAATGAGTATTAAAGTAGACCCTAATcttccaatggtgggcattcaatcaccactgtctatgtggtgtgggccaccttacATTCAGTTCTGCttcatttctgggctcatgcTTAGAATGAGTTCTTAAAACggatataaatcatggtggcccacaacaccgATCAGTACTGAAATCTCAAGGTCgtacgtatgtgttttatcttcaatttatttatttattttttaaatcacatTAAGATAGGATCACAAAATTGgtggcggattgcgtcctaccccagcccGTCTACAGCGTGGAAATGGGtaagagctttgagtggccactgtgacatatgtgtcttattcacaccgtccatccatttttttcctatcattttagggtatagtttaaaaaataggcatatccaaggttcaagtggaccacacaatggggagtaaattcttaccattgaaaactttttgggggccacataagtttttggaagctgatatttgtgttttctcttcttacaTGTCTATGTAAATTTAtcagtaggttggatggcaaataaataccaAGTGGGccgtagaaaagtttcaacggtgagaatcatgaTTGTcgatgcttcttgtggtgtgatccagttgggctttggatttgcctcatttttgggtttataacctaaaatgacatgaacaaatggatgaacggtgtggataagacacatctataacggtggccactcaaagctcatgCTTGTTCCCAACTGGAGGCTGGAGGGGTAGGACGCGATCCGTTATGTATCTGACAAGGGATGAGGTCTATCACTTTtctcttatcattttagggtgttaAGGCATACCTATTGAaaaatctgtgtgcgccccaccatgatgtatgctttttttTGTTCATGCAGTTCGTCCATCTCCTAACTTATTTTAAGacgtgagctcaaaaatgagacataAATTTCAGGCGGACAACCACCATAGGaattagtggtgattgaacgtccatcgTTAAGAACTTATTTggctcaaaagttttggataaaattGATAGTTGCATTTtaccttttcccttcatccaggcttccGTGACCTTACGGATAGATTGGGTGTTAAGTAAGAGCCCTAACAAGTTTTGAATGATAGGACGGtccatcactactgtttcttatgatatggtcccacaggggaaaaaaaaaaaacatatacagAGGGCATGGATACatgatataaacatcaaggccgcaccgtcttgggtgaggccgcggtctcacctaatccgctgccTATGCAATCGGTCCGAGTTTGAATACAAAGTACATGGTACGGTACCTATAGTCGTACAATTTCAGGTCAAAGAGTCTCCATCTAGAAAGACAATTGACAGCTAAGCAACTGAGAATAAAAATCCCAACGCAACGCGTCCTTAGGAATAAGGATAGAAACGCGTTCAAATGACGTAGTCACGCGAACGAGATCCCTCTCCTTTCAACATATGTGTAGCTGCAAACTTCATAGGACTTGTCTTTGTTATCTGCATTCGACTCTTTCTTCGTTGTTTCCATATTCTTTCTTGACTGCATTAAATAAACAGAACCTCTTCCTTCACCATTTCCGTCTCAGCcatctcaatttttattttttatttaaaaaaaaaacagagaaactcatctcttctctctcccaaacACCACTCATGTTCTCCTCCAAAACCCATTTGCTCCAACTGCTTCTGTTGCTCTGTCTTGTAACCGAAAATGCAGGAGAAGCCGCGCAGAGGAAGAGAAGGGCGACCCAGTTCCTAGAAGCTCCTCTCTTCTATAACTCCCCCCAATGCCCACAGCTTTCCATTCAAGAAAACCGACATTGCAGCAAGGACATGGTTAACATAGCCATGACTCTCGATCAAGCTTATCTTCGAGGATCCATGGCTGCCATTCTCTCCATAATTCACCACTCCACCTGCCCCCAGAATCTCTACTTCCATTTCATCACTTCCCTCAGAAGCCAGCTAAACCAAACAACcgaggaaaatgaagaagatgatgatctcCAATCGACGATATCAAGCTCCTTCCCATATCTCTCCTTCAACATCTACACTTTTGACGAGAAGACTGTAAGCGGAAGAATCTCAACATCAGTGCGAGAAGCGCTCGACAGACCGTTGAATTATGCGCGTGCCTACCTCCCCGACCTCCTACCTCGATGTATCCGCAGAGTAATCTACTTAGACTCAGACGTAATACTGGTGGACGACATTGAGGAGCTATGGTTGACGGAATTCGAGGGAGAGTCGGTCATCGCAGCACCAGAACACTGCAATGCGAACATGTCAAGGTACTTCACAGGAGCATTTTGGTCGAACCCGGTCCTTTCAATGACATTCTCAAATAGGAGGAGGAAGGCGTGCTATTTTAACACAGGGGTAATGGTGGTGGATATGGAGAGATGGAGGGGGAGAGATTGCAAAAGGAAGGTAGAAGAGTGGATGGAGTT
This region includes:
- the LOC131222287 gene encoding probable galacturonosyltransferase-like 2, with protein sequence MCSCKLHRTCLCYLHSTLSSLFPYSFLTALNKQNLFLHHFRLSHLNFYFLFKKKTEKLISSLSQTPLMFSSKTHLLQLLLLLCLVTENAGEAAQRKRRATQFLEAPLFYNSPQCPQLSIQENRHCSKDMVNIAMTLDQAYLRGSMAAILSIIHHSTCPQNLYFHFITSLRSQLNQTTEENEEDDDLQSTISSSFPYLSFNIYTFDEKTVSGRISTSVREALDRPLNYARAYLPDLLPRCIRRVIYLDSDVILVDDIEELWLTEFEGESVIAAPEHCNANMSRYFTGAFWSNPVLSMTFSNRRRKACYFNTGVMVVDMERWRGRDCKRKVEEWMELQQRMRIYELGSLPPFLLVFAGEITRVEERWNQHGLGGDNYEGHCRKLHPGRVSLLHWSGRGKPWVRLDENRSCAVDAMWAPYDMLRKSVQRIY